A portion of the Burkholderia sp. GAS332 genome contains these proteins:
- a CDS encoding NTE family protein, whose translation MSRALASEQLQQSAAHTQRRRIVLRLRCTVVLLACGIAALARPALAAESACSADGGPAGRPSVGLVLSGGGARGYAHLGVLKVLEENRIPVDCIAATSMGSVVGGLYASGMTAQDMQNRLAGINLADIAFDVTERADLPQSRREDERLYVNSLSLGYGASGFRLPVGLIQGNRLQALLQDWTSAVPGNVSFDRLPIPYRAIATDLRTGQKVVLDHGSLPQAIRASMALPGLFAPADIDGRTLVDGGIVSNLPIETARDMGANVVIAVDIGSPLRPLDALASPADVMQQMIGILIHQNVARQREQLQAGDVLIEPALGSLSFTDFANASQAIAAGAAATRAAMPQLQHLALSPADYAAWRARHSTPAMRPVRITQIEIASQGLVPEARIRAALHVQPGDVYDPVALNKDLLALTTAGDFDSVSQQLVDDGDQHTLIVSAQQKLWGPNFLLFGLGLSSSSTDEGGFRLHLGYRRPWLTSSGLEGRVDGTVGSDLINLHAELRQPLSTSFGYYVAPYLEFQRRYANLYDDSGNVKVTQYLLQTERAGVDLGVPLARLGDFRIGVAYAHGFASPQYNLPLEDEFNSPLLFPDIYGRQLSARARLVIDQLDDPLFARKGYFGELRVERSLFAGSNSFTEVYGKALVAASYGRHSINASIEGGNDFGGTNLTNPFGFTLGGFQHLSAYAADQLSGNSMAYGQVTYMNQLATFNASPIRGLFAGLSIEAGNVWNRDSDLGSGSLKRSVTVFTALTSSFGPIYLGVAFAPGGRHNFYFQLGHTY comes from the coding sequence ATGAGTCGAGCGTTGGCGAGCGAACAACTACAACAATCAGCGGCGCACACGCAGCGCCGGCGTATCGTTCTTCGTTTGCGCTGCACCGTGGTGCTGCTGGCGTGCGGGATCGCCGCCCTGGCCCGCCCCGCTCTCGCCGCCGAATCTGCGTGCAGCGCCGACGGCGGCCCGGCCGGCCGGCCCTCCGTCGGTCTCGTGCTGTCAGGCGGAGGCGCGCGCGGCTATGCCCACCTCGGCGTCTTGAAGGTGCTCGAGGAAAACCGCATTCCGGTCGACTGTATCGCCGCCACCAGCATGGGGTCGGTGGTCGGCGGCCTGTACGCGAGCGGTATGACGGCGCAGGACATGCAAAACCGCCTCGCGGGGATCAATCTCGCGGACATCGCGTTCGACGTCACCGAACGCGCCGATCTGCCGCAATCGCGCCGCGAGGACGAGCGGCTGTATGTGAACAGCCTGTCGCTAGGCTACGGCGCCAGTGGCTTCCGGTTGCCGGTCGGGCTCATCCAGGGCAATCGTTTGCAAGCGCTGCTGCAGGACTGGACGTCCGCGGTGCCTGGCAACGTTTCGTTCGACCGCCTACCGATCCCGTACCGCGCGATCGCGACCGATCTGCGCACCGGACAGAAGGTGGTGCTCGATCACGGCTCGCTGCCGCAGGCGATTCGCGCCAGCATGGCGTTACCTGGCCTGTTCGCGCCGGCCGATATCGACGGGCGCACGCTGGTTGACGGCGGCATCGTCAGCAATCTGCCCATCGAAACGGCGCGCGACATGGGTGCGAACGTCGTGATCGCGGTCGATATCGGCTCGCCGCTGCGGCCGCTGGATGCGCTGGCCTCGCCCGCCGACGTGATGCAGCAGATGATCGGCATCCTGATACACCAGAACGTGGCGCGGCAACGTGAACAGTTGCAAGCCGGCGACGTCCTGATCGAACCGGCGCTGGGCTCGCTGAGCTTCACCGATTTCGCCAACGCGAGCCAGGCGATCGCGGCCGGCGCCGCCGCCACACGCGCGGCCATGCCGCAGCTTCAGCATCTGGCGCTCTCGCCCGCCGACTATGCCGCGTGGCGGGCCAGGCACAGCACGCCCGCCATGCGTCCGGTACGGATCACACAGATCGAGATCGCATCGCAAGGGCTCGTGCCCGAGGCGCGCATTCGCGCCGCGTTGCACGTCCAACCCGGCGATGTATACGATCCGGTTGCGCTCAACAAGGACTTGCTGGCGCTCACTACCGCGGGCGACTTCGACAGCGTCAGCCAGCAACTCGTCGACGACGGCGACCAGCACACGCTCATTGTCTCCGCGCAACAGAAGCTGTGGGGACCGAATTTCCTGCTGTTCGGGCTGGGTTTGTCGAGCAGTTCGACAGATGAAGGCGGCTTCCGGCTGCATCTCGGTTATCGCCGGCCGTGGCTCACTTCGTCAGGGCTCGAAGGGCGCGTGGACGGGACCGTCGGCAGCGATCTGATCAACCTGCATGCGGAGCTGCGGCAGCCGCTGTCGACTTCTTTCGGGTATTACGTCGCGCCCTATCTCGAGTTTCAGCGCCGCTATGCGAACCTTTACGACGATTCCGGCAACGTCAAGGTCACGCAATACCTCTTGCAAACCGAGCGCGCCGGGGTCGACTTGGGTGTACCGCTCGCGCGTCTCGGCGACTTCCGTATTGGCGTGGCCTACGCGCATGGTTTCGCGTCGCCGCAATACAACTTGCCGCTCGAGGATGAGTTTAATTCGCCGCTGCTTTTCCCCGATATCTACGGCCGGCAGCTTAGCGCGCGCGCACGGCTCGTGATCGACCAGCTCGACGATCCACTGTTTGCTCGCAAAGGTTATTTCGGCGAACTACGCGTAGAACGTTCGTTGTTCGCCGGCAGCAACAGCTTCACCGAGGTGTACGGCAAAGCCCTCGTCGCGGCGAGCTATGGACGGCACAGCATCAACGCCAGCATCGAAGGGGGTAACGACTTCGGCGGCACCAATCTGACGAATCCGTTCGGCTTCACGCTGGGCGGTTTCCAGCATTTGTCGGCCTACGCCGCCGACCAGTTGTCCGGCAATTCGATGGCGTACGGCCAGGTGACGTACATGAATCAGCTCGCCACCTTCAACGCGTCGCCGATTCGCGGCCTGTTTGCAGGGCTGAGCATTGAAGCCGGCAACGTCTGGAACCGCGATTCGGACTTAGGCAGTGGATCGCTGAAGCGCAGCGTGACGGTTTTCACCGCGCTGACCAGTTCATTCGGACCGATATATCTGGGTGTAGCGTTTGCACCGGGTGGCCGGCATAACTTTTACTTCCAGTTGGGCCATACCTATTGA
- a CDS encoding 3',5'-cyclic AMP phosphodiesterase CpdA produces the protein MSAKRESKPKAKAKESTAKAEGKRKSSSKAAASGKKATAHTSDSNPPASTTTAAATTLGPRVLDQPVFAQPQPTADPTVFRVLHPSDNAAYKEIDKLNAEHKLFPLPFPAPRGGVEPQLTLAEVMGDNATAIDRITAAGQLVFHALGDCGNTTGPATQNEVTDKLTADFNEANASEVPQFALMLGDVVYSFGEGKYYYDQFYEPYRNYPAPILACAGNHDGMVSPEAHAASLTAFLRNFCAETFAVTPEAGGLSRTAQIQPGVFFTFEAPFVRVLAIYSNTLEDPGVISNPTIGRTQLDFLDAALKRVKAEKFTGALLIADHHPPYSAGGHGSSVDMLAQIDKICEANGVWPHAFLSGHAHNYQRFTRTRNADGTQIPYLVCGNGGHGLVKLAAQGAPAIRAPQIMQAASATTDQVVLENYDDTNYGYLRIVVTATQLRIEYHSASDGLNTKAPNDYVTINLAERKVAHFVASDLGHPMAAKAVRALMRA, from the coding sequence ATGTCGGCAAAACGCGAGTCGAAACCCAAAGCCAAGGCGAAAGAAAGCACGGCGAAAGCTGAAGGGAAACGAAAGTCGTCCAGCAAGGCTGCGGCATCCGGGAAAAAGGCCACGGCTCACACTAGCGACTCAAACCCGCCTGCGAGCACGACCACCGCCGCCGCCACCACGCTCGGTCCGCGAGTGCTGGACCAGCCCGTGTTCGCGCAACCTCAGCCGACCGCGGACCCAACGGTGTTTCGTGTGCTCCACCCGTCGGACAATGCGGCCTACAAGGAAATCGACAAGCTCAATGCGGAGCACAAACTGTTTCCGTTGCCGTTTCCCGCACCGAGAGGGGGCGTGGAGCCCCAACTCACGCTGGCCGAGGTCATGGGTGACAACGCAACCGCCATCGACAGAATCACAGCCGCCGGACAACTGGTCTTTCACGCGCTAGGGGATTGCGGCAATACGACCGGTCCGGCGACCCAAAACGAAGTGACCGATAAATTGACCGCCGACTTCAACGAAGCTAACGCCAGCGAGGTGCCGCAGTTTGCCTTGATGCTCGGCGACGTCGTCTATAGCTTTGGCGAGGGCAAGTACTATTACGATCAGTTTTACGAACCGTATCGAAACTATCCGGCGCCCATCCTCGCCTGCGCCGGCAACCATGACGGCATGGTTTCGCCGGAAGCGCACGCCGCCAGTCTCACTGCGTTCCTGCGAAATTTTTGCGCGGAGACCTTCGCCGTTACGCCCGAAGCCGGCGGACTGTCGCGTACCGCGCAAATCCAGCCCGGCGTGTTCTTCACGTTCGAGGCGCCGTTCGTGCGCGTGCTGGCGATCTACAGCAACACGCTCGAAGATCCCGGTGTAATTTCAAACCCGACCATCGGGCGCACTCAACTCGACTTTCTCGACGCCGCGCTCAAGCGTGTCAAAGCCGAGAAGTTCACGGGCGCACTGCTGATCGCGGATCATCATCCGCCGTACAGCGCGGGCGGACACGGATCGAGCGTCGATATGCTGGCGCAGATCGACAAGATCTGCGAAGCCAACGGCGTATGGCCGCATGCGTTTCTTTCCGGCCATGCGCACAATTATCAGCGCTTCACGCGTACGCGAAATGCGGACGGCACGCAGATTCCCTACCTCGTATGCGGTAACGGTGGACACGGTTTGGTCAAGCTCGCCGCGCAGGGCGCGCCCGCCATCCGCGCGCCGCAAATCATGCAGGCGGCGTCGGCCACCACGGATCAGGTCGTGCTGGAAAACTACGACGACACCAACTACGGCTATCTGCGCATCGTCGTCACCGCGACGCAGTTACGTATCGAGTATCACTCGGCGTCTGACGGTCTCAATACCAAAGCGCCGAACGACTACGTGACGATCAATCTTGCCGAGCGCAAAGTGGCGCATTTCGTTGCGTCGGACCTGGGGCATCCGATGGCGGCGAAAGCTGTGCGTGCGTTGATGCGTGCTTAG